One Actinosynnema pretiosum DNA segment encodes these proteins:
- a CDS encoding elongation factor G-like protein EF-G2 yields MFSKNSDNSRPAGAVAVDDPGKVRNVVLVGPSGSGKTTLTEALLAGTGALSRAGSVAEGNTVCDHDPAAVRQQRSVGLAVAPVRHGDIKINLIDTPGYADFVGELRAGLRAADAALFVVCAAEGVDAATTALWAECAAVGMPRAVVISRTDHQRADVAATTAACQEAFGAGVVPLYLPGGGSSGSDRIGGGNEGGESDRSRNGGSDGSGGGSGLFAGGVTETGLVNLLAQVEFAEEEHRALREVLIEGIIAESEDETLLERYLGGEVVEQATLVADLEKAVARGAFHPVIPVCATTGVGLPELLDGISRAFPSPLEHPLPEVTGVDGAPRPRLAVDPDGPLVAEVVRTAVDSFVGRVSLVRVFSGTLRPERAVHVSGHGMGDRGHEDHDVDERVAHVYSPLGASLREVPFCVAGDLCAVTKLGSAETGDTVSAPDEPLLVRPWAMPEPLLPVAVAARSRSDEDSLARNLGKLVAGDPTLRLERNTETHQLVLWCMGEAHADVVLARLRAGGTEVDTEPVRVALRETFASVAKGHGRHVKQSGGHGQYAVCDVVVEPLPRGAGFEFVDRTVGGSIPNQFVPSVEKGVRAQLERGLSGGHPVVDVRVTLVDGKAHSVDSSDAAFQTAGSLALKDAASGGVTVLLEPVDEVVVRLPDEHLGAVLGDLSARRGRVLGTEADVSPGISTIRAEVPCTSLLRYAVELRSLTSGTGAHTRHFAHYEPLRAAATATATTGSGGQP; encoded by the coding sequence ATGTTCAGCAAGAACTCCGACAACTCACGTCCGGCAGGCGCGGTCGCCGTGGACGATCCCGGCAAGGTGCGCAACGTCGTCCTCGTCGGTCCGTCCGGGTCGGGCAAGACGACGCTCACCGAGGCCCTGCTGGCCGGAACCGGTGCGCTGAGCCGGGCGGGCTCGGTCGCCGAGGGGAACACGGTGTGCGACCACGATCCGGCCGCTGTGCGGCAGCAGCGGTCGGTCGGGTTGGCCGTGGCGCCGGTGCGGCACGGTGACATCAAGATCAATCTCATCGACACGCCGGGGTACGCCGACTTCGTCGGTGAGCTGCGGGCCGGGTTGCGGGCGGCGGACGCGGCGCTGTTCGTCGTGTGCGCGGCCGAGGGGGTCGACGCGGCGACCACGGCGCTGTGGGCCGAGTGCGCCGCGGTGGGGATGCCGCGCGCGGTCGTCATCTCGCGGACCGACCACCAGCGGGCCGACGTCGCGGCGACCACCGCCGCCTGCCAGGAGGCGTTCGGCGCGGGAGTGGTCCCGCTCTACCTGCCGGGTGGCGGGAGCAGCGGGAGTGACCGGATTGGAGGTGGGAACGAGGGCGGGGAAAGCGACAGGAGCAGAAACGGGGGCAGCGATGGGAGTGGAGGTGGGAGTGGGCTGTTCGCCGGTGGGGTCACCGAGACCGGGCTGGTGAACCTGTTGGCCCAGGTGGAGTTCGCCGAGGAGGAGCACCGGGCGCTGCGGGAGGTGTTGATCGAGGGGATCATCGCCGAGAGCGAGGACGAGACGCTCCTGGAGCGGTACCTCGGGGGCGAGGTGGTCGAGCAGGCCACGTTGGTCGCCGATCTGGAGAAGGCCGTCGCGCGTGGGGCCTTCCACCCGGTCATCCCGGTGTGCGCCACGACCGGGGTGGGGCTGCCCGAGCTGCTCGACGGGATCAGCAGGGCGTTCCCCTCGCCGTTGGAGCACCCGCTGCCCGAGGTGACCGGGGTGGACGGGGCGCCTCGGCCTCGGCTCGCCGTCGACCCGGACGGGCCGCTGGTGGCCGAGGTGGTGCGGACCGCTGTGGACTCGTTCGTCGGGCGGGTGTCGTTGGTCCGGGTGTTCTCGGGGACGCTCCGGCCCGAGCGGGCGGTGCACGTGTCCGGGCACGGGATGGGTGATCGGGGGCACGAGGACCACGACGTGGACGAGCGGGTGGCGCACGTCTACTCGCCGTTGGGCGCGAGCCTGCGGGAGGTGCCCTTCTGCGTGGCCGGGGACCTGTGCGCGGTGACCAAGCTGGGCAGCGCCGAGACCGGGGACACGGTGTCCGCGCCGGACGAGCCGCTGCTCGTGCGGCCGTGGGCGATGCCCGAGCCGTTGCTGCCGGTGGCGGTGGCGGCGCGCAGTCGCAGTGACGAGGACTCGTTGGCGCGCAACCTCGGGAAGCTCGTCGCGGGTGATCCGACGCTGCGGTTGGAGCGGAACACCGAGACGCACCAGCTGGTGCTGTGGTGCATGGGCGAGGCGCACGCGGACGTGGTGCTGGCCAGGTTGCGCGCGGGTGGGACGGAGGTGGACACCGAGCCGGTGCGGGTGGCGCTGCGCGAGACGTTCGCCTCGGTGGCGAAGGGGCACGGCAGGCACGTGAAGCAGTCCGGTGGGCACGGGCAGTACGCGGTGTGCGACGTCGTCGTGGAGCCGCTGCCGCGCGGGGCGGGGTTCGAGTTCGTCGACCGGACGGTCGGCGGTTCGATCCCGAACCAGTTCGTGCCCAGCGTGGAGAAGGGCGTGCGCGCGCAGCTCGAACGCGGGCTGTCCGGGGGTCATCCGGTGGTGGACGTCCGGGTGACGCTGGTGGACGGCAAGGCGCACTCGGTGGACTCGTCGGACGCGGCGTTCCAGACGGCGGGGTCGCTGGCGTTGAAGGACGCCGCCTCGGGCGGGGTGACGGTGTTGCTGGAACCGGTGGACGAGGTGGTGGTGCGGTTGCCGGACGAGCACCTGGGCGCGGTGCTGGGTGATCTGTCGGCCAGGCGGGGGCGGGTGCTGGGCACCGAGGCGGACGTCAGTCCGGGAATCTCGACGATCCGGGCGGAGGTGCCGTGCACCTCGCTGCTGCGCTACGCGGTGGAGTTGCGCTCGCTCACCTCGGGAACGGGGGCGCACACCCGCCACTTCGCCCACTACGAGCCGTTGCGAGCCGCAGCTACAGCCACAGCCACTACCGGCAGCGGTGGCCAGCCCTAG
- the pdxT gene encoding pyridoxal 5'-phosphate synthase glutaminase subunit PdxT: MSTVGVLALQGDVREHLVALAETGVLARPVRRPEELDEVDGLVLPGGESTTIARLLHTFDLLEPLRARIKDGMPAYGSCAGLVLLADRVLDGRLDQQQVGGLDVVVRRNAFGRQVDSFEAELPFEGLDEGPVRAVFIRAPWVESAGDGVEVLARAPESDDLGPAAGRIVAVRQGNVLATSFHPELTGDGRVHRLFTDMVRAAAG; encoded by the coding sequence ATGTCCACCGTCGGTGTCCTCGCCCTGCAGGGCGACGTGCGCGAACACCTGGTAGCGCTGGCCGAGACCGGTGTCCTGGCCCGCCCGGTGCGGCGTCCCGAAGAGCTGGACGAGGTCGACGGCCTCGTCCTCCCCGGCGGGGAGTCGACCACCATCGCCCGCCTCCTGCACACCTTCGACCTGCTCGAACCCCTCCGCGCCCGGATCAAGGACGGGATGCCCGCCTACGGCTCCTGCGCGGGCCTGGTCCTGCTCGCCGACCGGGTCCTCGACGGCCGCCTCGACCAGCAGCAGGTCGGCGGCCTGGACGTCGTGGTCCGCCGCAACGCCTTCGGCCGCCAGGTCGACTCCTTCGAGGCCGAACTCCCCTTCGAGGGCCTCGACGAGGGCCCCGTGCGCGCCGTCTTCATCCGCGCCCCGTGGGTGGAATCGGCGGGAGACGGGGTGGAGGTGCTGGCCAGGGCCCCCGAATCCGATGACCTGGGCCCCGCCGCCGGTAGGATCGTCGCGGTTCGGCAGGGAAACGTGCTCGCCACCTCGTTCCACCCGGAACTGACCGGTGACGGGCGGGTGCACCGCCTTTTCACGGACATGGTCCGCGCTGCCGCGGGCTGA
- a CDS encoding nitrilase-related carbon-nitrogen hydrolase: MNDVVRAALVQRKWTGSKESMVASAVEAIASAASQGARVVCLQELFYGPYFCQVQDPEFYSYTEGVPDGETTELMREVAARHGVVLVVPVYEQEQPGVYYNTAAVIDADGTYLGKHRKNHIPQVKGFWEKFYFRPGNLGYPVFDTAVGRIGVYICYERHFPEGWRALGLAGARIVFNPSATSRGLSQYLWRLEQPAAAVANEYFVGAINRVGVEPLGDNDFYGQSYFADPRGQLIGEAASDTEDEVVVRDLDMGLLAEVRDLWAFYRDRRPDTYEGLVTP; encoded by the coding sequence GTGAACGACGTCGTCCGCGCGGCACTGGTCCAGCGGAAGTGGACCGGGTCCAAGGAGAGCATGGTGGCGAGCGCCGTGGAGGCGATCGCGTCGGCGGCCTCGCAGGGGGCGCGGGTGGTGTGCCTGCAGGAGCTGTTCTACGGGCCGTACTTCTGCCAGGTGCAGGACCCGGAGTTCTACTCCTACACCGAGGGCGTCCCGGACGGGGAGACCACCGAGCTGATGCGGGAGGTCGCGGCGCGGCACGGGGTGGTGCTGGTCGTGCCGGTGTACGAGCAGGAGCAGCCCGGCGTGTACTACAACACCGCCGCGGTGATCGACGCGGACGGCACGTACCTGGGCAAGCACCGCAAGAACCACATCCCGCAGGTGAAGGGGTTCTGGGAGAAGTTCTACTTCCGGCCCGGCAACCTGGGCTACCCGGTGTTCGACACGGCGGTGGGCCGGATCGGCGTGTACATCTGCTACGAGCGGCACTTCCCCGAGGGCTGGCGGGCGCTGGGGCTGGCGGGCGCCCGGATCGTGTTCAACCCGTCCGCGACCAGCCGGGGCCTGTCGCAGTACCTGTGGCGGCTGGAGCAGCCCGCGGCGGCGGTGGCGAACGAGTACTTCGTCGGCGCGATCAACCGGGTCGGCGTGGAACCGCTGGGGGACAACGACTTCTACGGGCAGTCGTACTTCGCGGACCCGCGCGGGCAGCTGATCGGCGAGGCGGCCTCGGACACCGAGGACGAGGTCGTGGTGCGGGACCTGGACATGGGGCTGCTGGCCGAGGTGCGGGACCTGTGGGCGTTCTACCGGGACCGCAGGCCGGACACCTACGAGGGGCTGGTGACGCCGTGA
- the pdxS gene encoding pyridoxal 5'-phosphate synthase lyase subunit PdxS, with protein sequence MVASSSPSAGGAAAVGADGVGADGAADSARVTGTARVKRGMAEMLKGGVIMDVVDAEQAKIAEDAGAVAVMALERVPADIRAQGGVSRMSDPDMIEGIISAVSIPVMAKARIGHFVEAQVLQSLGVDYVDESEVLTPADYANHIDKWQFTVPFVCGATNLGEALRRITEGAAMIRSKGEAGTGDVSNATTHMRKIRAEILRLQNLPSDELYVAAKELQAPYELVREVAEAGKLPVVLFTAGGIATPADAAMMMQLGAEGVFVGSGIFKSGNPAQRAEAIVKATTFYDDPDTIAKVSRGLGEAMVGINVDDLPQPHRLAERGW encoded by the coding sequence GTGGTTGCTTCCTCTTCTCCTTCCGCTGGTGGCGCTGCTGCCGTCGGTGCTGACGGTGTCGGTGCTGACGGTGCCGCCGACTCCGCTCGGGTCACCGGAACCGCGCGGGTCAAGCGCGGCATGGCGGAGATGCTCAAGGGCGGCGTGATCATGGATGTGGTCGATGCCGAGCAGGCCAAGATCGCGGAGGACGCGGGTGCCGTCGCGGTCATGGCGCTGGAGCGGGTGCCCGCCGACATCCGCGCCCAGGGTGGCGTGTCGCGGATGAGCGACCCGGACATGATCGAGGGGATCATCTCGGCCGTGTCGATCCCCGTCATGGCCAAGGCGCGGATCGGGCACTTCGTCGAGGCCCAGGTGCTCCAGTCCCTGGGTGTCGACTACGTCGACGAGTCCGAGGTGCTCACGCCCGCCGACTACGCCAACCACATCGACAAGTGGCAGTTCACCGTTCCTTTCGTGTGCGGTGCGACGAACCTGGGTGAGGCGCTGCGGCGCATCACCGAGGGGGCCGCGATGATCCGGTCCAAGGGTGAAGCGGGCACCGGTGACGTCTCCAACGCCACCACCCACATGCGCAAGATCCGGGCGGAGATCTTGCGCTTGCAGAACCTCCCTTCCGATGAGCTGTACGTCGCGGCCAAGGAGTTGCAGGCGCCTTACGAGCTGGTTCGCGAGGTCGCCGAGGCGGGCAAGCTGCCCGTGGTGCTGTTCACGGCAGGAGGCATCGCCACGCCCGCCGACGCGGCGATGATGATGCAGCTCGGAGCCGAGGGCGTGTTCGTCGGTTCAGGCATCTTCAAGTCGGGCAACCCCGCGCAGCGCGCCGAGGCCATCGTCAAGGCGACCACCTTCTACGACGACCCCGACACCATCGCCAAGGTCTCCCGTGGACTGGGGGAGGCCATGGTCGGCATCAACGTCGACGACCTCCCGCAGCCCCACCGGCTCGCCGAGCGCGGTTGGTGA
- a CDS encoding aspartate aminotransferase family protein, with protein MAHDELLARHRAVLPDWMALYYDHPIEITRGSGRHVTDGEGRTYLDFFAGILTNGVGYDIAEISDAIRSQIDTGVLHSSTLYLIRSQVELAERIAGLSGIPDAKVFFTNSGTEANETALMLACGHRRSDQVLALRNSYHGRGFAATGVTGLRAWSPTALSPLKVAWVHGGYRYRSPFRDLSDADYVAACVADLRDVLNTATSGDVACMIVEPIQGVGGFTLPPDGLFAAFKEVLDEHGILLISDEVQTGWGRTGEHFWGIGAHGVTPDAMTFAKGLGNGLAIGGVVARGDVVDGLTANSISTFGGNPVSTAGALATLDYLLGHDLQSNAAKLGARLISGLRDVAADHPLLGDVRGKGLMVGLELVGEDRAPDPAAAVAVLEATRERGLLVGKGGLHGNVIRLAPPLSVTADEVEEALVVLRDAIAEVSAR; from the coding sequence ATGGCGCACGACGAGCTGCTGGCCAGGCACCGGGCGGTCCTGCCGGACTGGATGGCCCTGTACTACGACCACCCGATCGAGATCACGAGGGGCAGCGGCAGGCACGTCACCGACGGAGAGGGCCGCACCTACCTCGACTTCTTCGCGGGCATCCTCACCAACGGCGTCGGCTACGACATCGCCGAGATCAGCGACGCCATCCGGTCCCAGATCGACACCGGCGTGCTGCACAGCTCCACCCTGTACCTGATCCGCTCGCAGGTGGAGCTGGCCGAGCGGATCGCCGGGCTGTCCGGCATCCCGGACGCCAAGGTGTTCTTCACCAACTCCGGCACCGAGGCCAACGAGACCGCGCTCATGCTGGCCTGCGGGCACCGCCGCAGCGACCAGGTCCTCGCCCTGCGCAACTCGTACCACGGCCGGGGCTTCGCGGCGACCGGCGTCACGGGCCTGCGCGCCTGGTCGCCGACCGCGCTCAGCCCGCTCAAGGTCGCCTGGGTGCACGGCGGCTACCGCTACCGCAGCCCGTTCCGCGACTTGTCCGACGCCGACTACGTCGCCGCCTGCGTCGCCGACCTGCGGGACGTGCTGAACACCGCCACCTCCGGCGACGTCGCGTGCATGATCGTCGAACCGATCCAGGGCGTCGGCGGGTTCACCCTGCCGCCGGACGGGCTGTTCGCCGCGTTCAAGGAGGTCCTGGACGAGCACGGCATCCTGCTGATCTCGGACGAGGTCCAGACCGGCTGGGGGCGCACCGGCGAGCACTTCTGGGGCATCGGCGCGCACGGCGTCACCCCCGACGCGATGACCTTCGCCAAGGGGCTCGGCAACGGGCTCGCCATCGGCGGCGTGGTCGCGCGCGGCGACGTCGTGGACGGCCTGACCGCCAACTCGATCTCCACGTTCGGCGGCAACCCGGTGTCCACGGCGGGCGCCCTGGCGACGCTGGACTACCTGCTCGGCCACGACCTCCAGTCCAACGCGGCCAAGCTCGGCGCCCGGCTGATCTCCGGGCTGCGCGACGTCGCCGCCGACCACCCGCTGCTCGGGGACGTGCGCGGCAAGGGCCTCATGGTCGGCCTGGAGCTGGTCGGCGAGGACCGCGCGCCCGACCCTGCGGCGGCGGTGGCCGTGCTGGAGGCGACGCGCGAGCGCGGGCTGCTGGTCGGCAAGGGCGGGCTGCACGGCAACGTCATCCGCCTCGCCCCGCCGCTGTCGGTGACCGCCGACGAGGTGGAGGAGGCGCTCGTGGTGCTGCGGGACGCGATCGCGGAGGTGTCGGCCCGATGA
- a CDS encoding PucR family transcriptional regulator, with protein MYPTVAEALSLSVVRQGQPRVVAGAEGLGRSVRWVHVAEVADIAPLLRGGELVLTSGIALPEEPEALREYVAGLAGVGATGLVVELVRRWRGGVPGALVAAAQEHGLPLVTLSVEVRFVAVTEAVVSLIVDAQLAELRAAEQVHEAFTALTVAGAEPAEVLREVARTSGLPVVLETLGHEVLAYDAAGQDPVALLADWGARSREVSGAGRTAYHAGPGWLVTAVGARGSDWGRLVLVSAAEPPHRHVVVAERAASALAVHRLVARDRESLERQTHRTLLTQLLDRPPADLPARAAALGVPLERRQLLGVAIRPGAATTPGQSLATQEVLRDLAEATALAARRAPVPALVGVVDDTSVRALLALPPQTPVEGVLRQFAREVHRAAAATQHGLPVVVAVGTVVCGVPEVRRSLGEAAHVAGAALRSPGVRLYHRLDDVRLRGLLHLLREDERVRAFADRELGALLARDRAHGSRLVELLRHLCEQGGNKSAAAAAAHLSRTAYYQQLARVQQVLGVSLEDPESLLSLHVALLVRELDR; from the coding sequence ATGTACCCGACCGTGGCGGAGGCGTTATCCCTGTCCGTGGTGCGACAGGGTCAGCCCAGGGTGGTCGCGGGCGCGGAGGGGCTGGGGCGGTCGGTGCGCTGGGTGCACGTGGCCGAGGTCGCCGACATCGCGCCGCTGCTGCGCGGCGGTGAGCTGGTGCTGACCAGCGGGATCGCCCTGCCGGAGGAGCCTGAGGCGCTGCGCGAGTACGTGGCGGGGCTGGCCGGGGTGGGGGCGACCGGGCTGGTCGTGGAGCTGGTGCGGCGGTGGCGGGGCGGGGTGCCGGGGGCGCTGGTCGCGGCGGCGCAGGAGCACGGGCTGCCGCTGGTCACGCTGTCGGTGGAGGTGCGGTTCGTCGCGGTCACCGAGGCGGTGGTGTCGCTGATCGTGGACGCGCAGCTCGCCGAGCTGCGGGCCGCCGAGCAGGTGCACGAGGCGTTCACGGCGCTGACCGTGGCGGGCGCGGAACCGGCCGAGGTGCTGCGGGAGGTGGCGCGCACGTCGGGGCTGCCGGTGGTGCTGGAGACGCTGGGGCACGAGGTGCTGGCGTACGACGCGGCCGGGCAGGACCCGGTGGCGCTGCTGGCCGACTGGGGCGCGCGCTCGCGCGAGGTGTCCGGGGCCGGGCGGACCGCCTACCACGCGGGGCCCGGTTGGCTGGTGACCGCGGTGGGGGCGCGCGGGTCGGACTGGGGAAGGCTCGTGCTGGTCAGCGCGGCCGAGCCGCCGCACCGGCACGTGGTGGTCGCGGAGCGGGCGGCGTCCGCGCTGGCCGTGCACCGGCTGGTGGCGCGGGACCGGGAGTCGCTGGAGCGGCAGACGCACCGCACGCTGCTCACCCAGCTGCTGGACCGCCCGCCCGCCGACCTGCCCGCGCGGGCCGCCGCGCTGGGGGTGCCGCTGGAGCGGCGGCAGCTGCTCGGGGTGGCGATCCGGCCGGGCGCGGCGACCACGCCGGGGCAATCGCTGGCCACCCAGGAGGTGCTGCGGGACCTGGCCGAGGCCACGGCGCTGGCGGCCCGGCGGGCGCCGGTGCCCGCGCTGGTCGGGGTGGTGGACGACACGAGCGTGCGGGCGCTGCTGGCGCTGCCGCCGCAGACCCCGGTGGAGGGGGTGCTGCGGCAGTTCGCCCGCGAGGTGCACCGGGCGGCGGCGGCCACGCAGCACGGGCTGCCGGTGGTGGTGGCGGTCGGGACGGTGGTGTGCGGGGTGCCGGAGGTGCGGCGCAGCCTCGGGGAGGCGGCGCACGTGGCGGGGGCGGCGCTGCGGTCGCCGGGGGTGCGGCTGTACCACCGGCTCGACGACGTGCGGTTGCGCGGGCTGCTGCACCTGCTGCGCGAGGACGAGCGGGTGCGGGCGTTCGCCGACCGGGAGCTGGGCGCGCTGCTGGCCCGCGACCGGGCGCACGGGAGCAGGCTGGTGGAGCTGCTGCGGCACCTGTGCGAGCAGGGCGGGAACAAGTCGGCGGCTGCGGCGGCGGCGCACCTGTCGCGGACCGCGTACTACCAGCAGTTGGCGCGGGTGCAGCAGGTGCTCGGGGTGTCGCTGGAGGACCCGGAGTCGTTGCTGTCGCTGCACGTCGCGCTGCTGGTGCGCGAGCTGGACCGCTAG
- a CDS encoding CoA-acylating methylmalonate-semialdehyde dehydrogenase, which produces MSLISEGGDGAADRVTADRVTAKRITHWIGGKPWTGGASRTGEVHDPATGQVASTVDLAPVEVVDRAVEVAGEAFTRWRDSSLAQRSSVMFAFRELLHARKGELAAIITAEHGKVLADAAGEVQRALENVEFACGIPHLLKGGFSENASSRVDVYSIQQPLGVVAVVSPFNFPAMVPLWFVPTAIACGNAVVLKPSEKDPSASVFLAELFAEAGLPDGVLNVVHGDKEAVDRLLVHPDVKAVSFVGSTPVARYVYETATARGKRVQALGGAKNHMVVLPDADLDLAADAAVSAGFGSAGERCMAISAVVAVDPVGDALVAKIAERIAALKVGDGRRAGCDMGPLITAAHRDRVTSYLDSGVADGADLVVDGRDHAIDGSPEGFWLGPTLFDRVGVDMAVYRDEVFGPVLSVLRATGYDEALDLVNANPYGNGAAIFTNDGGAARRFQHEVEVGMVGVNVPIPVPVAHYSFGGWKDSLFGDSHAYGPEGVHFHTRTKVVTGRWLDPSHGGVNLGFPQNT; this is translated from the coding sequence ATGAGCCTGATCTCCGAGGGCGGCGACGGGGCCGCCGACCGGGTCACCGCCGACCGGGTCACCGCGAAGCGGATCACGCACTGGATCGGCGGCAAGCCGTGGACCGGCGGCGCCTCCCGCACCGGCGAGGTGCACGACCCGGCGACCGGGCAGGTCGCGTCCACCGTGGACCTGGCCCCGGTCGAGGTGGTCGACCGGGCGGTCGAGGTCGCGGGGGAGGCGTTCACCCGGTGGCGGGACTCGTCGCTGGCGCAGCGGTCCTCGGTGATGTTCGCGTTCCGCGAGCTGCTGCACGCCCGCAAGGGCGAGCTGGCCGCGATCATCACCGCCGAGCACGGCAAGGTCCTCGCCGACGCGGCGGGGGAGGTGCAGCGGGCGCTGGAGAACGTCGAGTTCGCCTGCGGCATCCCCCACCTGCTCAAGGGCGGCTTCAGCGAGAACGCGTCCAGCCGCGTCGACGTCTACTCGATCCAGCAGCCGCTCGGCGTGGTCGCGGTCGTGTCACCGTTCAACTTCCCGGCCATGGTGCCGCTGTGGTTCGTGCCGACCGCGATCGCCTGCGGCAACGCGGTCGTGCTCAAGCCCAGCGAGAAGGACCCGTCCGCGTCGGTGTTCCTCGCCGAGCTGTTCGCCGAGGCAGGGCTGCCCGACGGGGTCCTGAACGTGGTCCACGGCGACAAGGAGGCCGTCGACCGCCTCCTCGTCCACCCGGACGTGAAAGCCGTGTCCTTCGTCGGCTCCACCCCGGTGGCGCGCTACGTCTACGAGACCGCGACCGCGCGCGGCAAGCGCGTCCAGGCGCTCGGCGGCGCCAAGAACCACATGGTCGTCCTCCCCGACGCCGACCTCGACCTGGCGGCGGACGCCGCGGTCTCGGCGGGCTTCGGCTCGGCGGGGGAGCGCTGCATGGCGATCTCCGCGGTCGTCGCCGTCGACCCGGTGGGCGACGCCCTGGTGGCCAAGATCGCCGAGCGCATCGCCGCGCTGAAGGTCGGCGACGGCCGCCGCGCGGGCTGCGACATGGGCCCGCTGATCACCGCCGCGCACCGCGACCGCGTCACGTCCTACCTGGACAGCGGCGTCGCCGACGGGGCCGACCTGGTCGTGGACGGCCGGGACCACGCGATCGACGGCTCCCCCGAGGGCTTCTGGCTGGGCCCGACCCTGTTCGACCGGGTGGGCGTGGACATGGCGGTGTACCGGGACGAGGTGTTCGGCCCGGTGCTGTCGGTGCTACGCGCGACCGGCTACGACGAGGCCCTGGACCTGGTCAACGCCAACCCTTACGGCAACGGCGCCGCGATCTTCACCAACGACGGCGGCGCGGCCAGGCGCTTCCAGCACGAGGTGGAGGTCGGCATGGTCGGCGTGAACGTGCCCATCCCGGTGCCCGTCGCCCACTACTCGTTCGGCGGCTGGAAGGACTCCCTGTTCGGCGACTCGCACGCCTACGGCCCGGAGGGCGTGCACTTCCACACCAGGACGAAGGTCGTCACCGGCCGATGGCTCGACCCATCCCACGGAGGGGTGAACCTGGGGTTCCCGCAGAACACCTGA
- a CDS encoding NCS1 family nucleobase:cation symporter-1 translates to MALDPSAQIASDQEGRVDLVDRAAIADSPYYNPELAPVPLEGRTWTTYNFFALWMGMAHNIPSYTLAASLVALGMDWVQALLTITLGNLVVLAPMLLNSHAGTKYGIPFPVFARAFYGVRGANLVALLRAFVACAWFGIQTWVGGKALHVIVGRLAGEAWTGAPVVLGQVWTLWLCFLVFWAVQMLVIWRGMEAIRRFENWTAPLVSVGFLVLLAYVAVKAGGFGPILSEPSKLGWGPDFWKVFFPALMGMIAFWSTLSLNMPDFTRFGGSQRKQALGQVLGLPTTMTFIAVVAILTTSGAVALYGEAIWDPAELASRFDSTAVVLVALVSLVLATVSANLAANVVSPSYDFSNAFPRRISFAVGGLITGVLGVLIQPWRLISDPGIYIFAWLGFYGGLLASVAGVFVAGYWVLARTRLELPDLYLSGRGAYWFTGGWNWRAVAATALGSLLAVGGAHGGPFPADGLIPLLKPLYDYNWVVGLVVGMAGYLVLAPRKEQA, encoded by the coding sequence TTGGCCCTCGACCCCTCGGCGCAGATCGCGTCCGACCAGGAAGGGCGCGTGGACCTCGTGGACCGCGCCGCCATCGCCGACAGCCCGTACTACAACCCGGAGCTGGCCCCGGTGCCGCTGGAGGGGCGCACCTGGACCACCTACAACTTCTTCGCGCTGTGGATGGGCATGGCGCACAACATCCCCAGCTACACGCTCGCCGCGTCGCTGGTGGCGCTGGGCATGGACTGGGTGCAGGCGCTGCTGACCATCACGCTCGGGAACCTGGTCGTGCTCGCGCCGATGCTGCTCAACAGCCACGCGGGCACCAAGTACGGCATCCCGTTCCCGGTGTTCGCCCGCGCGTTCTACGGGGTGCGCGGGGCGAACCTGGTGGCGCTGCTGCGGGCGTTCGTGGCGTGCGCGTGGTTCGGCATCCAGACCTGGGTGGGCGGCAAGGCGCTGCACGTGATCGTCGGGCGGCTGGCGGGCGAGGCGTGGACCGGCGCGCCGGTGGTGCTGGGCCAGGTGTGGACGCTGTGGCTGTGCTTCCTGGTGTTCTGGGCGGTGCAGATGCTGGTCATCTGGCGGGGCATGGAGGCGATCCGGCGGTTCGAGAACTGGACGGCCCCGCTGGTGTCGGTCGGGTTCCTGGTGCTGCTGGCGTACGTGGCGGTGAAGGCGGGCGGGTTCGGGCCGATCCTGTCCGAGCCGTCGAAGCTGGGCTGGGGACCGGACTTCTGGAAGGTGTTCTTCCCCGCGCTGATGGGGATGATCGCGTTCTGGTCGACGCTGTCGCTGAACATGCCGGACTTCACCCGGTTCGGCGGGAGCCAGCGCAAGCAGGCGCTCGGGCAGGTGCTGGGGCTGCCGACCACGATGACGTTCATCGCGGTGGTGGCGATCCTGACCACCTCGGGCGCGGTCGCCCTGTACGGCGAGGCGATCTGGGACCCGGCGGAGCTGGCGAGCCGGTTCGACAGCACGGCGGTGGTGCTGGTCGCGCTGGTGTCGCTGGTGCTGGCGACGGTGTCGGCGAACCTGGCGGCGAACGTGGTGAGCCCGTCGTACGACTTCTCCAACGCGTTCCCGCGCCGGATCAGCTTCGCGGTGGGCGGGCTGATCACGGGTGTGCTCGGCGTGCTGATCCAGCCGTGGCGGCTGATCTCCGACCCTGGCATCTACATCTTCGCGTGGCTCGGGTTCTACGGCGGGCTGCTGGCGTCGGTGGCCGGGGTGTTCGTCGCCGGGTACTGGGTGCTGGCGCGGACCCGCCTCGAACTGCCCGACCTGTACCTGTCCGGGCGCGGGGCCTACTGGTTCACCGGCGGCTGGAACTGGCGGGCGGTGGCGGCGACCGCGCTCGGGTCGCTGCTGGCCGTCGGCGGCGCCCACGGCGGACCGTTCCCGGCGGACGGGCTCATCCCGCTGCTCAAACCGCTCTACGACTACAACTGGGTCGTCGGCCTGGTGGTCGGCATGGCCGGCTACCTGGTGCTGGCGCCACGGAAGGAGCAGGCGTGA